A section of the Halichoerus grypus chromosome 11, mHalGry1.hap1.1, whole genome shotgun sequence genome encodes:
- the SLC22A12 gene encoding solute carrier family 22 member 12 isoform X3: protein MAFSELLDQVGGLGRFQVLQMVALVVPIVWLTTQSMLENFSAAVPSHRCWVPLLDNSTAQASVPGALGPKDLLTVSIPPGPNHEPHQCRRFRQPQWQLLDPNATATNWSEAATEPCMDGWVYDYSTFTSTIVAKWDLVCDSHALKPMAQSIYLSGILVGAAVCGHISDRWLAESARWLLITGRLERGLRELRRVAAINRKRVVEGTLTTEALLSAMQEELSVGQAPASLGALFCTPGLPLRTGISTLCWFAFGFTFYGLALDLQALDSNIFLLQVLIGVVDIPAKIGSLLLLSRLGRRPTQAGSLVLSGLCILANTLVPYEMGALRSALAVLGLGGLGAAFTCVSIYTGELFPTVLRMTAVGLGQMAARGGAILGPLVRLLAVHGRWLPLLVYGGVPVLSGLAALLLPETQSLPLPDTIQDVQNQAVKKATRSTPGPTVLKSTHF from the exons ATGGCATTTTCTGAACTCCTGGACCAAGTGGGTGGCCTGGGCAGGTTCCAGGTTCTCCAGATGGTGGCTCTGGTGGTCCCCATCGTGTGGCTCACCACTCAGAGCATGCTGGAGAACTTCTCGGCCGCCGTGCCCAGCCACCGATGCTGGGTACCCCTCCTGGACAACAGCACTGCCCAGGCCAGTGTCCCCGGGGCCCTGGGCCCCAAGGATCTCCTGACCGTCTCCATCCCCCCGGGCCCCAACCATGAGCCCCACCAGTGTCGCCGCTTCCGCCAACCACAGTGGCAGCTCCTGGACCCCAACGCCACGGCCACCAACTGGAGCGAGGCTGCCACAGAGCCGTGCATGGACGGCTGGGTCTACGACTACAGCACCTTCACTTCCACCATTGTGGCCAAG TGGGACCTGGTGTGTGACTCCCACGCCCTAAAGCCCATGGCCCAGTCCATCTACCTGTCTGGGATCCTGGTGGGAGCTGCGGTGTGCGGCCACATCTCCGACAG GTGGCTGGCAGAGTCGGCCCGATGGCTCCTCATCACAGGCAGGCTGGAGCGGGGCCTGCGGGAGCTGCGGAGGGTGGCTGCCATCAACAGGAAGAGGGTGGTGGAGGGCACGCTGACCACCGAG gCCTTACTCTCAGCCATGCAGGAGGAGCTGAGTGTGGGCCAGGCCCCTGCCAGCCTGGGTGCCCTTTTCTGCACGCCTGGGCTGCCCCTCCGGACCGGCATCTCCACTCTGTGCTG GTTCGCCTTTGGCTTCACCTTCTACGGCCTGGCCCTGGACCTGCAGGCCCTAGACAGCAACATCTTCCTGCTCCAGGTCCTCATTGGGGTCGTGGACATTCCGGCCAAGATAGGCTCCCTGCTGCTGCTAAGCCGTCTGGGCCGCCGGCCCACCCAGGCGGGGTCCCTAGTGCTGTCAGGGCTCTGCATCCTGGCCAACACGCTGGTGCCCTACG AGATGGGGGCCCTGCGTTCAGCCCTGGCCGTGCTGGGGCtcgggggcctgggggctgccttCACCTGCGTCAGCATCTACACTGGTGAGCTCTTCCCCACCGTGCTCAG GATGACCGCGGTGGGTCTGGGCCAGATGGCAGCCCGAGGGGGAGCGATCCTGGGGCCTCTGGTCCGGCTGCTGGCTGTCCACGGCCGCTGGCTGCCCCTGCTGGTGTACGGGGGGGTGCCAGTCCTTAGTGGCCTGGCTGCCCTCCTGCTCCCAGAGACTCAGAGCCTGCCGCTGCCCGACACCATTCAAGATGTGCAGAACCA GGCGGTAAAGAAGGCGACACGCAGCACCCCGGGGCCCACTGTCCTGAAATCCACACATTTTTAA
- the SLC22A12 gene encoding solute carrier family 22 member 12 isoform X2: MAFSELLDQVGGLGRFQVLQMVALVVPIVWLTTQSMLENFSAAVPSHRCWVPLLDNSTAQASVPGALGPKDLLTVSIPPGPNHEPHQCRRFRQPQWQLLDPNATATNWSEAATEPCMDGWVYDYSTFTSTIVAKWDLVCDSHALKPMAQSIYLSGILVGAAVCGHISDRFGRRLVLTWNYLQMAVSVMEWTSARARALAMTLNSLGFSFGQVLMAAVAYGVRDWALLQLVVSAPFFLCFVYSWWLAESARWLLITGRLERGLRELRRVAAINRKRVVEGTLTTEALLSAMQEELSVGQAPASLGALFCTPGLPLRTGISTLCWFAFGFTFYGLALDLQALDSNIFLLQVLIGVVDIPAKIGSLLLLSRLGRRPTQAGSLVLSGLCILANTLVPYEMGALRSALAVLGLGGLGAAFTCVSIYTGELFPTVLRMTAVGLGQMAARGGAILGPLVRLLAVHGRWLPLLVYGGVPVLSGLAALLLPETQSLPLPDTIQDVQNQAVKKATRSTPGPTVLKSTHF, encoded by the exons ATGGCATTTTCTGAACTCCTGGACCAAGTGGGTGGCCTGGGCAGGTTCCAGGTTCTCCAGATGGTGGCTCTGGTGGTCCCCATCGTGTGGCTCACCACTCAGAGCATGCTGGAGAACTTCTCGGCCGCCGTGCCCAGCCACCGATGCTGGGTACCCCTCCTGGACAACAGCACTGCCCAGGCCAGTGTCCCCGGGGCCCTGGGCCCCAAGGATCTCCTGACCGTCTCCATCCCCCCGGGCCCCAACCATGAGCCCCACCAGTGTCGCCGCTTCCGCCAACCACAGTGGCAGCTCCTGGACCCCAACGCCACGGCCACCAACTGGAGCGAGGCTGCCACAGAGCCGTGCATGGACGGCTGGGTCTACGACTACAGCACCTTCACTTCCACCATTGTGGCCAAG TGGGACCTGGTGTGTGACTCCCACGCCCTAAAGCCCATGGCCCAGTCCATCTACCTGTCTGGGATCCTGGTGGGAGCTGCGGTGTGCGGCCACATCTCCGACAG GTTTGGGCGCAGGCTGGTGCTGACCTGGAACTACCTTCAGATGGCCGTGTCGG TGATGGAGTGGACATCAGCGCGCGCCCGAGCCTTGGCGATGACCTTGAACTCCCTGGGCTTCAGCTTCGGCCAGGTCCTGATGGCAGCCGTGGCCTACGGTGTGCGGGACTGGGCCCTGCTGCAGCTGGTGGTCTctgcccccttcttcctctgctttgtGTACTCCTG GTGGCTGGCAGAGTCGGCCCGATGGCTCCTCATCACAGGCAGGCTGGAGCGGGGCCTGCGGGAGCTGCGGAGGGTGGCTGCCATCAACAGGAAGAGGGTGGTGGAGGGCACGCTGACCACCGAG gCCTTACTCTCAGCCATGCAGGAGGAGCTGAGTGTGGGCCAGGCCCCTGCCAGCCTGGGTGCCCTTTTCTGCACGCCTGGGCTGCCCCTCCGGACCGGCATCTCCACTCTGTGCTG GTTCGCCTTTGGCTTCACCTTCTACGGCCTGGCCCTGGACCTGCAGGCCCTAGACAGCAACATCTTCCTGCTCCAGGTCCTCATTGGGGTCGTGGACATTCCGGCCAAGATAGGCTCCCTGCTGCTGCTAAGCCGTCTGGGCCGCCGGCCCACCCAGGCGGGGTCCCTAGTGCTGTCAGGGCTCTGCATCCTGGCCAACACGCTGGTGCCCTACG AGATGGGGGCCCTGCGTTCAGCCCTGGCCGTGCTGGGGCtcgggggcctgggggctgccttCACCTGCGTCAGCATCTACACTGGTGAGCTCTTCCCCACCGTGCTCAG GATGACCGCGGTGGGTCTGGGCCAGATGGCAGCCCGAGGGGGAGCGATCCTGGGGCCTCTGGTCCGGCTGCTGGCTGTCCACGGCCGCTGGCTGCCCCTGCTGGTGTACGGGGGGGTGCCAGTCCTTAGTGGCCTGGCTGCCCTCCTGCTCCCAGAGACTCAGAGCCTGCCGCTGCCCGACACCATTCAAGATGTGCAGAACCA GGCGGTAAAGAAGGCGACACGCAGCACCCCGGGGCCCACTGTCCTGAAATCCACACATTTTTAA
- the SLC22A12 gene encoding solute carrier family 22 member 12 isoform X1 encodes MAFSELLDQVGGLGRFQVLQMVALVVPIVWLTTQSMLENFSAAVPSHRCWVPLLDNSTAQASVPGALGPKDLLTVSIPPGPNHEPHQCRRFRQPQWQLLDPNATATNWSEAATEPCMDGWVYDYSTFTSTIVAKWDLVCDSHALKPMAQSIYLSGILVGAAVCGHISDRFGRRLVLTWNYLQMAVSGTAAAFAPTFPVYCLFRFLAAFGVAGVMMNTGTLLMEWTSARARALAMTLNSLGFSFGQVLMAAVAYGVRDWALLQLVVSAPFFLCFVYSWWLAESARWLLITGRLERGLRELRRVAAINRKRVVEGTLTTEALLSAMQEELSVGQAPASLGALFCTPGLPLRTGISTLCWFAFGFTFYGLALDLQALDSNIFLLQVLIGVVDIPAKIGSLLLLSRLGRRPTQAGSLVLSGLCILANTLVPYEMGALRSALAVLGLGGLGAAFTCVSIYTGELFPTVLRMTAVGLGQMAARGGAILGPLVRLLAVHGRWLPLLVYGGVPVLSGLAALLLPETQSLPLPDTIQDVQNQAVKKATRSTPGPTVLKSTHF; translated from the exons ATGGCATTTTCTGAACTCCTGGACCAAGTGGGTGGCCTGGGCAGGTTCCAGGTTCTCCAGATGGTGGCTCTGGTGGTCCCCATCGTGTGGCTCACCACTCAGAGCATGCTGGAGAACTTCTCGGCCGCCGTGCCCAGCCACCGATGCTGGGTACCCCTCCTGGACAACAGCACTGCCCAGGCCAGTGTCCCCGGGGCCCTGGGCCCCAAGGATCTCCTGACCGTCTCCATCCCCCCGGGCCCCAACCATGAGCCCCACCAGTGTCGCCGCTTCCGCCAACCACAGTGGCAGCTCCTGGACCCCAACGCCACGGCCACCAACTGGAGCGAGGCTGCCACAGAGCCGTGCATGGACGGCTGGGTCTACGACTACAGCACCTTCACTTCCACCATTGTGGCCAAG TGGGACCTGGTGTGTGACTCCCACGCCCTAAAGCCCATGGCCCAGTCCATCTACCTGTCTGGGATCCTGGTGGGAGCTGCGGTGTGCGGCCACATCTCCGACAG GTTTGGGCGCAGGCTGGTGCTGACCTGGAACTACCTTCAGATGGCCGTGTCGGGCACGGCCGCCGCCTTCGCCCCCACCTTCCCCGTGTACTGCCTGTTCCGCTTCCTGGCGGCCTTCGGCGTGGCGGGCGTCATGATGAACACCGGCACGCTCC TGATGGAGTGGACATCAGCGCGCGCCCGAGCCTTGGCGATGACCTTGAACTCCCTGGGCTTCAGCTTCGGCCAGGTCCTGATGGCAGCCGTGGCCTACGGTGTGCGGGACTGGGCCCTGCTGCAGCTGGTGGTCTctgcccccttcttcctctgctttgtGTACTCCTG GTGGCTGGCAGAGTCGGCCCGATGGCTCCTCATCACAGGCAGGCTGGAGCGGGGCCTGCGGGAGCTGCGGAGGGTGGCTGCCATCAACAGGAAGAGGGTGGTGGAGGGCACGCTGACCACCGAG gCCTTACTCTCAGCCATGCAGGAGGAGCTGAGTGTGGGCCAGGCCCCTGCCAGCCTGGGTGCCCTTTTCTGCACGCCTGGGCTGCCCCTCCGGACCGGCATCTCCACTCTGTGCTG GTTCGCCTTTGGCTTCACCTTCTACGGCCTGGCCCTGGACCTGCAGGCCCTAGACAGCAACATCTTCCTGCTCCAGGTCCTCATTGGGGTCGTGGACATTCCGGCCAAGATAGGCTCCCTGCTGCTGCTAAGCCGTCTGGGCCGCCGGCCCACCCAGGCGGGGTCCCTAGTGCTGTCAGGGCTCTGCATCCTGGCCAACACGCTGGTGCCCTACG AGATGGGGGCCCTGCGTTCAGCCCTGGCCGTGCTGGGGCtcgggggcctgggggctgccttCACCTGCGTCAGCATCTACACTGGTGAGCTCTTCCCCACCGTGCTCAG GATGACCGCGGTGGGTCTGGGCCAGATGGCAGCCCGAGGGGGAGCGATCCTGGGGCCTCTGGTCCGGCTGCTGGCTGTCCACGGCCGCTGGCTGCCCCTGCTGGTGTACGGGGGGGTGCCAGTCCTTAGTGGCCTGGCTGCCCTCCTGCTCCCAGAGACTCAGAGCCTGCCGCTGCCCGACACCATTCAAGATGTGCAGAACCA GGCGGTAAAGAAGGCGACACGCAGCACCCCGGGGCCCACTGTCCTGAAATCCACACATTTTTAA